CAAGGTTTTACATCCAACAAGTGACCTTTCATCTATAATAAGTGCTTTGAGTTCACAGCAGTTTTCCTGAAGGGTTTGTGCAATTGTTCCATCTGGCACAACCATTTCCTTTGTTGATTTGCGACCAGTTggaattttcaaaaaatcatgGATGGTTCTTCCTTGGATAAGGTTAGCACTGTTGCCAGTTGGACAAAGGACTTGAGCAACATTTGTGTTGTTGTATAATTTTGTAATGGCAAACACAAGGCACTTTATTAGGAAAGACTTTCCAGAACCTGCAGTGCCTGATATAACCAAGCGTAGTGGTTCCATTGAAGAGGGGTCTTGTAGatgttttatcaattttgataaaacaagatTAAAAGCAAATCTTTGTTGAGCATTTAAACTTTTCAAGGTATGAACATCAACCTGAGAAACATCACTGATAATTTCCTTGTGTTCAGGTAGTGATTCCAACCATTTAAGACCATACCCTATAGGATACTCTTTGTTGGCCACACTCCAGTCATGGTGAGAACCACCATCATCAAATTGTGGTTCAtcagtatcatttttaaaatttggacgaGGTTGTATTACTTCCATCCATTCAGGCTGGTCATCAGAGTTCTCGTCGGAATCATCTGATTCCTCCCCATTGTTTATTTCAGGATTGATGTTTCTTTTGGCACGTTCAACGTCAGCTTGAACAAAGGTTGGGCACATTTCAGAAGTAACAAATTGCTGAAAAGCCTCAAGCCAAGTTTAATTACCTTTAATGTCTGTAAGACATCTCCAATTAGGCCAGTGTAGTAGTAACATGGACCTACAATATTCTTCATTTAATGGCCAGGTTTCCCTTACACAAGCACCACTGACAACAGGAACTTTGTTTTGATTACAGATATACTGGTACCATGAGCAAACCTGGTCTTTTGGTCTTGAAATATATTTGTCCAAAGGAGTACTCTTGGTAAGTGTGTGACCTTTTTTCTCTAAAACTCTGGAGCCAGAGAAACTCACATTTTGGAAGTCATGGCTACATCTGTAAAGTGGCAAAGACAGCAGTTCATAGGCTGCTTCCATACTTGACACATCATGCTTGACAGTGTCCATAAGGAGTTTAGTGCACACCTTCTTTGTTGACACGGTGCCAGAAGTCTTGTCAGCAGTATTTATAATATCTTGAAACAAGTCGACCACAGCGCCTGTTTGCTCATTACCCTTACATGCATAACCTGTGATGTACTTTTCAGTTGCAATAATTTCATTAACCGAGGGATTTTCAGGGGAACTTTTAGATAGTATAAGTGATATATCACCATTGGCACGCCATCCTTGTGTATGGAATCTTAAGTGTTGGACTAACATTGGATGGTCTCGTTCCATTTCAAGTCTTAATGATTGGTTTTTGTCATAAACAATTGCAGGTGAATCTCTGATTAGTTTTCCAGGGTTTGCTTCAGATCCAAATTCCATGCGGCAggttttttccccttattttgtCTCAAGCAGTATGCAGAGCAGCGATGTATATTGATTCTATTTGTAAGGAGAATGTGATCCTCTAGCAAGGTCTCTTGGGTGTCACTTACATCCATAAGTAGCTTCAGTAAAGGGTTCTTTTCCTCTGGAGGTGCTTCAGCTGTACCCTCTGGTGGCGGCCACATATGTGTTTGTGGCTTGTTGTTTGCATCTTTCCCAGCGGGATGTGAGGCAGTCATTCCGAATTGTGTTTTTGCCCAGTCAGAAAGTAGTGATGCACACTGGTCTTCACTAAGTCCGCGCTGTAAAGCTTCATACATCATATTGTGAGGTTCACGGTCATCCCTCCAACACAGACCATGCCAATGAACCATTCCCCTGGATTTTGCAAACTCTTGTCTATACCAGTATGTATCAACATCAAATAAAGTCTTCATTACTGTTTTGAAATATGATTGTGTTCGGAGATCAAAATATGACGAAACTATGTGTGTATTCTTTTGCAATGTTAAGAAcatgttgtttctgttgtcaaAATCAATTTGTTGTCCAGTTGTTTGTGTACAATATTCAGCCAAAAACCTTCTTAAAGGTTTGAAGTGATATTCAGCACAACTTCCTGTTGTAAAGAAAGATGGAAGGCCACGTCcttcatttattttgaattgtACAAGTGATCGAAGTTCTCTATGTCGTTGAGCTCAGTACTGTGTTGTTCCTCTTAAGCAAGCCCCAAAATACATGACTTTTTGTGCAACTGAATTGTCTCGTCTTTGAAGCATATCTTTAAGTTCTTCGAAAGTGATTGGTTCTTCACCTAAGTGTTGTTTCACAACATAGGAACTTTGTTTAAATGTTCGTTTGCGCATAATAATGTTATGgacaatgaatttaaaatatgGGTGTTGCGCAAATCGACCATCACCGTACCACATTAAATGTTCTGCCCACTCTGTCATAGATGTTATTGTGCGAGGACGATTTATGTGAAAGTCACCTTTACTATATGGAAAAAGGCATGGAAATGCCATAGAGAAAAAGTATCTTGTTGTAAATTCAGATAGAGGTGTATCACTTTGAGTTGGCCATGGAATACATACATATTTCCGTCCTACCGTTACTTTACCATGTTCAGGTCCAACAACTTCTTTCACAACCTGTTCAACTTGATGTTTAATGTCAACATTCAGATCAGGTAGGCCAACACAGGAGTTAGTTTCTCCTTGCACCTCACCTGGACCATTTTGCTCTTTAGCTGGACCTTTATCTGAATTTTGAATATCATGTGTGGTCTCTATAGTCTGTATTTGAATAGGTCCATTTTGTGGGAGTTTTGTAAGTCTGTCTTGACTGATTGTTATGTCTGAAAATGCAGGGTTGTTAGACTTAAGCCAGTGTAATGCGTATTCAATTTCAGCTCTCCTTACGTTATATTCCTTGAAAGAGTCGACTGATCCACATTTACGAACACGAATAATTTTGATTTCCTCAGGTAAAAGCGGTAAAATTTGCGCAGGTTCATTGATACATTGGGGAAAAGTAACGCAGTGTCCATTTGCTGCAATTCCGCCATGCTTTAGTAAATGAACATTGATAATTGGTGATATTCGTGATATTAACTGTTGTTCAATTAATGTCAGATTGCGCAATTCTTCAGGTACTTCTAAAGGGTccataaaatttttgtttgaaaacatttttactgtGCCTTTGTCATTATGACAACGTAGACACTCATTTTCTGATGACATTTTCATTTCAACGCGGCGTTCATTGCATATAAGACAATGACGGATACTGTATGACATTTGCTCCAGTTCAAACGATCGAATACAATCCATAGCGGCATTGATTGAAGTGTATGTCATTAGAAAGTGGAGGTGCAGGAGGAACAAGATCCACATCAACTCCATATTTCCTTTCAGCCGCCTTAATTCTATTTGTGTTTAATTTTTGACGAGCATTTTTATGTTGTACAGATTCACCTGTTTGTGGTAAAAGAAAAGGAATGcccatttttctacatttttgatATGTATCAGCTTCCTGAGGTATTAAATACGATTTTTGTTTATGACTGTTTATGTATTAGTGTTTGTAAATAATCTTTTCTTTAGGTTTTGTTTGAGAATTAGTCTCATTTTCAGGTTTAGCGGTAtgggatttttctttctttttttttttgtttggactGTTCTGGAGTCACTTTGTTTCTTCCGCTTTAATTGGTTTTGACCTGTTATTTCTTGTTGTGTACCTTGGTCCGTTAAActgattttttcatttaaatggtATTGACttgtaattgtttcattttgttttatatcctttgaaAGAACAGTGAAATGAGAATTTGATAACAGCAAGTCAATTGTTTTGATAGCATTTTGATCACTGTATGTTTGCAAAGTATAGTGATCTTGAAATGTACGAGTACTTTTATTAAATCGTAAGCCACGTGGGCAAACAGATATGTTTATCTGTAAAATGGTACATGCAGCTTGTATTTCTGTAGCGGTTGCATAACCATTATTTTTCAGCATGTGAGTGGTATAAGCTGCCCGCGAGTTAATACCTACTTCATGGGTTAGTGAAACTGTATCAGCCCataattaacaattttttaaGATGTAGCCGCAAATTTCTTTCCTGTATTGCGGTCCGTTAGAAAAATCACCATTTAGTGATAAACTGAGAGAGTGAAAAAAACAATTTCCATCTCCAGGAACAAAGAATGACTTTTTATGTTCACCGTTAATATTTACCACTGTATATGGGCCAACATATGCTTCTATGTCAAAAAGTGAATTCCTTGATAAAACctcattatttgttttataagatTTGTCATCAGAATGTTCATTTGTTATCAGCTGTTCACTTACTAATGGTTCTGAGATTGAATTTGTACTTTGACAAGAATGTTTACTTTCAGAAGATTTTTTacagcatttttcatttgattttagcCAGAAATTGTATGAGTGTTCGCTTACTTCTGCTGATCTTTGTGGCACGCAGTATGAGTGTTCACTTACAAATTCTTCAACATTTGTACTTTTGTCATCATTTTCACTCTTGTGACATGAACTGTTTATTTCATATGATGTTATGAAAGTGTTCGGCTGATTTTGGCCGGACACAGTAAGACTGTTCTAAATCtatgtttttgtctttgttttctgtCTGACACTGAGAAGAATGTTTGGTTGTATAAGATGTGTGATGACTTTTTATATCTGATCTTGACAGGATACTATATGAGTGTTTATTTAATAATGCATGTGCGATTGAATTTGTATTTTTGGTTTCATAAGATGTGTGGTGATCTTTTTCATCAGATTTTTGCCGGATATTATACGAGTGTTCGCATAATACTGCATGTGTGCTTGAATTTTTGTGTCCATGAATTTCATTCTTGTGATAAGAATGGTCTGTTTGAATTAAATTTGATTTAGGCCAAATGCAATAAGAATGTTCACTAAGAATAGTGCCTGGCATTTTTTTTGCCAGTGTTACTAATTTTACTCTTAGTTTTTCAGAGCCAGAACTTCTGCAGTTTTTAGAATCTGGTGTTTTTTACAAATCAACCAAATTGCTCACTTCAGTAGCAAGGGAGATAATCTTTGAGGATCCTTTCTTTATTTACGATCTGTTTGTTTACAAACAATTGTGACCTACAATCGTGCAGACGAACGGAAGTGATCATTTTACTATAAACTGAAGAGTACCCTTTTTTCGGAAAGGTGCGTTGAAGTTAAGTCATTGTAACAAAACCCAGTTTCTTTATGTTTTTCAATCAGCCGTGGTTTTTAATGATTAAATTACAAAGATAGTTTGTCTTTTTAAATCAGAACTGGAATTATTTCTGTCGTTTGTGAACGTGAATTAAAAACCATTTCGGTTCTTTCCGCGaatgatttttttcgtttttttttcagtaagcgTGACGTCACTTACCCTAAATTCTAATCTGCGACAAATTGAGAAACAAAGCGAACAGAGTGACacgtttttcaattttatttaaaaatgtctttttttcaatGGGAAACCGGTGTTGCAAGATTCTTTGCGATAAATTTAACTCAATAGAATGCCGACCGGTACTTCACCGCGGCGCAGCAGGTCCTGTAGAATTAtgggtaaaacaacaacaacaaaaccggtgaaggtatagaacatattcccaagttgaacggtatataggtttactttgacatatatacacgtacacattatctatagacggaaaaaccttcggttttcccgtattaaACTGCTGTAACAtgtgtattttaaattaaatttgattaaaccttgttGTTAAATTAACTTTAATTCTAGATATaataatttgtaaatatgattaattatgtaaatacttaatatttttgctGTTAAACTGAATGTTGATGAACAGTGCTATTTCCAGTCATAACAGTATGCAAAATGTTGTTGCACTCTTATTTGCTTTTGATGAACTTTgttatcatttctattttcaatggAGATGATAACGTCTAGATCTAGTTGTTTTAAGatataattcaaataaattacaGAACTTGTATCTCTTACCAACAGAAATCCTTGCGATAAAAACAGTTCCTATAACTAGTAATGCCATTGCAAGTCTGCTTTccatttttagttttgttttctttgactACCCAAATTTAATATCACACACGCAGACGACACACTGACTTCTCTAAtaagtgttatatatatatatatatacccagCAGActtaacatattttacagataactTGTATGTCATGTTGTTTTGACCGTACGTGCCAAGTTGACCGTGTGCAAGTAGTTTTGTAGACTGTGTCATATCGTTGTCTTACATAGTTCTACATTATTATGTAGATCAGATACCACCGATTAAAAATGTGCAGACGAATTTCTAATTGTCACGTTACGGACTTTTCGTGTTAtgacatctgcagaatcccgagggattggttggtacccgagcccggtagggcgaggataacaacgattcccgagggattctgaagatgttataacacgaaaagaacatgcgcgaacgctattctagcataatacgcgtaaaaaccaagtaaatgaacatattgtccctcaacgtcattaaatttccatgaaatgcgcgataaagtctacgttgttttttcacgttgacgtcatttccttttgaattatctttTTTGGGgctgtaatacgtttacgctttgccacggaacgcgcgtatataaaaaaagtgttataacagcacgtgagcgcgagaatctctctgttaacacacgtttctTCTCCTGTTAAAAGACACTCAAAAAGtcacaataacagcagttttatgctagaatatttatttaattatacagAAGACGCTTCAAACACGAAAACGTCGTTTGGAAGAGCTATGATGTTTCTTGGTTGTGGCTCCTGTATCTGAAatttacggaattccgttagggcttTATTCCGATATCGCCTTTGAATATgatgatctgaaacgcgatactcgatagtacgatggtgaaaacgcaaaatcacgaaactacgataacgaaaatacgacaacacgatgatgattaCGCAATACTAAGATAACGAAAAGGTGATAagacgatagtacgatgatgataatgcgatatcgCGTTATCACCTTCGTACTGTCATGTTTTCACTATCGtattatcgtagtatcgtgatttcgtaATTTCATTACCGTACTATCGCATTATcaacatcgtactgtcgcgttatcaccgtcgtactgtcgctttatcatcatcgtgttgtcatATTATCGTCATCATACTattgcgttatcaccatcgtactgtcgcgttatcgtcatcgtactttcgcgttatcaccatcgtactgtcgcgttatcaccatcgtattatCGTGTTAtaatcatcgtactatcgccttccggtgcccatGCTCATAGAAGAATTTTACCTCCGgtgttctggtttctatttatcttgtttAGGCACTGTTGAAACTCAAAATGATTTCGATTGCTTGCTAATGGATTGTAAACCGTTTTCagctaaaacaaaatatgttttggCAAAAACTCTGCAGGTCAGTCGCTTTGAGTTTTCTTCACAGTATAagattaataacaacaaaagaaaaagaatgttatattgtaccatgatcaatgcgttttttttttagtccgacatgaatattttcacaaatatgacgaTGAATATTTTCTCAAATATGATGGCTTTTATTTCTACACTGCAAAATTGAAAAGCAAAGGCATATATCTTGTAAAGCTCAAGTTATCGATGTTGAAGTAAAacgcataacaacactgaaatcggagcatcacaaatattcgaagaatattgtttgcagttttcatggcatatattttcattttaatgcatcaaagtatggcaattttctgcaaaaaaataaaaaaaaataaaataaaataaaaagtaaagcggtTTACAACCAAAAGTGACAGTCTTTACGCTCCTTTACtctgacattttatttatgattttacaagaatgagaaatgcagtaaaattatatctgcacagTATTCTGAACCTATTCAACATCCCAAACGCTTTGTTTCCTTAAATTCATTTCTGTAAACGTCTCTTAAATTGGGGAAAGCTGAAAAAACACGCAAAATGAATGGTTAattatgttttgcttttgactaactagcagctgtagctataggaggatcatcaataaaaatcatgattttcacaAAGGAGCACCCGCGTTCGAAGCTGCATATCGTCCTATTGCTAGAGCAGGAGCTAAAGTTCTAAAGgcataacttctaatcttctAATTTTTAGCACGCACATCAgtgcgcaccggaaggcgatggtccgataatgataacgcgacagtacgatggtgataacgcggcAGTACGATAgtgataacgcgacaatacgatggtgatgacgtgatagtacgatggtgataatgcgacagtacgatggtgataacgcgacagtacgatggtgataacgcgatagtatatcgcagtATCATCATTGTACTATCAtattatcgcgttatcatcatcgtgttgtcgcgttttcgttatcgtagttccgtgatttcgcgttttcatcatcgtactatcgagtatcgcgtttcagatcaacacattcaaaggcgacgGCCTTAACGGAATTCCGTAGAAATTAGGATATAAAGATattcaattaaaattattttactgtaGGTGTAGCACTTCGTGTAATAAAACTCACaggctgtaaaatatttcatttcataagcATAAGTTACGCTTTTTTGTCAAAACGTTTAACTTCCGGGGACATAAATTCAAGGATTTCAgagataaagaaataaaactcTTTTTCGGTCGTTGCGATTCGCTATTTGATTTAACCAAGATACACGGAAATAAGGCCCCTAAACCCCTAGAATAGTATAATTCTACAGACAGCTGTACATGGTtaacataatatttacaaaattatgattAGTGCTGCAATAGAAGTGTGCATGTTTTATTTCCTCCGAAACTGATCCAATTCAAATTACTAACAGCTTGTTGGATGATATTTTAATACAACGTCTTATTTTTTTTGATGATTATATAGGATGTATAGAGGCTTTATAAGGTCTACTTAACTTTCATTCATTGATGGCGATAATGACATTAAACTACAGCTGCAAAATGACAGAGATGGTagttataaataaattaattcaaaacGAGTTGCACTTAATGTTCCAGACAGCTGTAACTGTAAAGAATCTAAATAGTGTTACCAAATAAACCAGCCGGCCATATCATAACTGGTAATTCaaagatttttaatgataaaagaatcagaaatagTTTCTCCaaaggtccaaaatatagaaATTCCCTCGTCtgttaactttgaaaaatgtttctgtgAAATTACTCGTCTGTTGATGACTATGTTAAATAAATGGTGACGGAAAGAAAATGCAGATCCGAACGCTCTtactgaatggaaaaagaatatatttaaaatcataaaaactcgAGTTAAATTTTGGATCAAACCCATCCTTATCTATACCTCCTAAATCCAAGTTTTCTcttcgaagtttaaagaaagctttGTCTAAGGTACACACGAATTTGGTTTTAACTACTGCAGACAAAGAGTCAGATagtaatattattatatgacgcatttaatacacagatatattacaaaataaactgAAACATACCAGTTATCACTACAAGAtgagaataatattgtaaaaagtcatgcagatcaatgtataaattttcatGTCGCACTTGACGGCAATCATATGAAGCCTCCTGCTCTTTATTGCatccctaaacttcacaaaactcaGTATAAAGCTCAATTCGTTGAAAATTCAACCTTTAATATGCactacaaaaatatttctctattttttgACCTCTTGTCTACTGCAATAAAAGTCCACGcacagaagtattgctccaagaTAATGAGAACTCGGGTGTTTTGGTCCATCAGGAATTCTGGAGATGTTATAAAAAAACCTACTAAACAGACACTTCAAATGTCCGACTACAAGTACTTATGACTTTTCTaatctttatactaatttaccacataatcttattataGAAAATCTGGttgctttaattgagaaaacatttgctaggaaaacgttaattatctggcttgcaatgaaactacagcattcttttctaacagtaaatttaagagatacaaccta
This portion of the Mercenaria mercenaria strain notata unplaced genomic scaffold, MADL_Memer_1 contig_2338, whole genome shotgun sequence genome encodes:
- the LOC128552332 gene encoding uncharacterized protein LOC128552332 codes for the protein MDCIRSFELEQMSYSIRHCLICNERRVEMKMSSENECLRCHNDKGTVKMFSNKNFMDPLEVPEELRNLTLIEQQLISRISPIINVHLLKHGGIAANGHCVTFPQCINEPAQILPLLPEEIKIIRVRKCGSVDSFKEYNVRRAEIEYALHWLKSNNPAFSDITISQDRLTKLPQNGPIQIQTIETTHDIQNSDKGPAKEQNGPGEVQGETNSCVGLPDLNVDIKHQVEQVVKEVVGPEHGKVTVGRKYVCIPWPTQSDTPLSEFTTRYFFSMAFPCLFPYSKGDFHINRPRTITSMTEWAEHLMWYGDGRFAQHPYFKFIVHNIIMRKRTFKQSSYVVKQHLGEEPITFEELKDMLQRRDNSVAQKVMYFGACLRGTTQY